CAAGATCGATCCATGAATTATCAACCTGATCTTTTAACCAGTTGATATATGAAGGGCTGCCTAGTTTTTTGAACTGAGCTAATTCCTCAGGCGTCGGGGTGTAGCTGGTCATTCCTTTGTCTTCGAGGAACTTAACGCGGTCCTGAACTTGTGATTCGACGAAATCACGGGTTTTTATATTTGCTTCGTGAGCAGCTTTTTTAATGGCGGCACGTTCTTTTTTAGTGAGAGACTTGAGCAGTTCGCCATTCATAAGCAGGAACTGGTCAGAGTATTGAACATTTGCAAGAGCCAGATATTTCTGAACTTCGTACAGGCTACCCATAATAATGTAAGTAGGAGGATTCATTTGACCGTCAGCAACGCCTGTTTTCAAAGCAAGGTATACTTCAGTCCAAGGGATAGGCATTCCGGAAGCTCCGAATGATTCGTACATGGCAACTTGACTGGTATCCATCGCGCGGAATTTCATGCCTTTGAAGTCCGCAGGTGAGTGGATCGGTTTATCGCTTGTAAATGCTAGGAATCCGCCTTCTTCAACTACTTCAAGCAGTTCTATACCGGTACGTTCAAGTAGTTCTTTACGTGCTTTTTCCATAAAACTGCTCTTATCAAAGAATTCATGTGCAGCTTTATAATTATCGAAAAGGAAAGGAATGTTTGTAGCGAACATTTCAGGGAATACAGTCTGCAAGCCGCCGTAGGAAGCAACATTGATTTGC
This sequence is a window from Desulfovibrio sp. UCD-KL4C. Protein-coding genes within it:
- the dctP gene encoding TRAP transporter substrate-binding protein DctP — its product is MKRLNLFCLMLMLAMAIPGSSLAATTIKMSYNGPPNKSDNAVHYFAVTFQDLLKKEIGNDIDLKLFPNSQLGNEEQRMEQVMSSPQINVASYGGLQTVFPEMFATNIPFLFDNYKAAHEFFDKSSFMEKARKELLERTGIELLEVVEEGGFLAFTSDKPIHSPADFKGMKFRAMDTSQVAMYESFGASGMPIPWTEVYLALKTGVADGQMNPPTYIIMGSLYEVQKYLALANVQYSDQFLLMNGELLKSLTKKERAAIKKAAHEANIKTRDFVESQVQDRVKFLEDKGMTSYTPTPEELAQFKKLGSPSYINWLKDQVDNSWIDLAIKDAAKANALGAK